A single window of Aquarana catesbeiana isolate 2022-GZ linkage group LG10, ASM4218655v1, whole genome shotgun sequence DNA harbors:
- the LOC141110137 gene encoding heat shock protein 30C-like translates to MFPLSLLQSSHSPVYVYRQPELPHWTATHLILRQLEDDMLSVSSDMERRMQRLHQTYHLLANDPDMRRGRGAQSGHPTAPQDKSPTKGKDGKENFELSLDVSPFSPEELTVRTEGRRLIVAGKSDKKRETENGGFFQEYREWRREAELPEDVNPEDVLCSMSKDGRLHFWAPRLALPAAQQRTITITMEQSPGEGQESNPENQNHRGQQEQDLPQNSS, encoded by the coding sequence ATGttccctctcagcctcctccagtcCTCGCACAGTCCTGTGTATGTCTACCGCCAGCCCGAGCTCCCCCACTGGACCGCCACACACCTCATCCTCCGCCAGCTGGAAGACGACATGCTGAGCGTGAGCAGCGACATGGAGAGGAGAATGCAGCGCCTCCACCAGACTTACCATCTCCTGGCCAATGACCCGgacatgaggagggggaggggggctcagaGCGGACACCCCACCGCCCCCCAAGACAAATCCCCCACCAAGGGCAAAGACGGGAAGGAGAACTTTGAGCTCTCCCTGGACGTGAGTCCGTTTTCTCCAGAAGAACTGACAGTGAGGACGGAAGGAAGGAGACTGATCGTGGCGGGAAAATCCGACAAGAAAAGGGAGACGGAGAATGGCGGCTTCTTCCAGGAATACAGAGAGTGGCGCAGAGAAGCCGAGCTCCCGGAAGACGTGAATCCCGAGGACGTGCTGTGCTCCATGTCCAAGGACGGGCGGCTCCACTTCTGGGCACCTCGCCTGGCACTGCCCGCTGCCCAACAGAGAACCATCACCATCACCATGGAGCAGAGCCCAGGAGAAGGTCAGGAGTCCAACCCAGAGAACCAGAACCACCGGGGACAGCAGGAGCAAGACCTCCCCCAGAATTCATCCTGA
- the LOC141110138 gene encoding heat shock protein 30C-like yields MFPLSLLQSSHSPVYVYRQPELPHWTATHLILRQLEDDMLSVSSDMERRMQRLHQTYHLLANDPDMRRGRGAQSRHPTAPQDKSPTEGKDGKENFELSLDVSPFSPEELTVRTEGRRLIVAGKSDKKRETENGGFFQEYREWRREAELPEDVNPEDVLCSMSKDGRLHFWAPRLALPAAQQRSITITNEQSPGEGQESNPENQNHRGQQEQDLPQNSS; encoded by the coding sequence ATGttccctctcagcctcctccagtcCTCGCACAGTCCTGTGTATGTCTACCGCCAGCCCGAGCTCCCCCACTGGACCGCCACACACCTCATCCTCCGCCAGCTGGAAGACGACATGCTGAGCGTGAGCAGCGACATGGAGAGGAGAATGCAGCGCCTCCACCAGACTTACCATCTCCTGGCCAATGACCCGgacatgaggagggggaggggggctcagaGCCGACACCCCACCGCCCCCCAAGACAAATCCCCCACCGAGGGCAAAGACGGGAAGGAGAACTTTGAGCTCTCCCTGGACGTGAGTCCGTTTTCTCCAGAAGAACTGACAGTGAGGACGGAAGGAAGGAGACTGATCGTGGCGGGAAAATCCGACAAGAAAAGGGAAACGGAGAATGGCGGCTTCTTCCAGGAATACAGAGAGTGGCGCAGAGAAGCCGAGCTCCCGGAAGACGTGAATCCCGAGGACGTGCTGTGCTCCATGTCCAAGGACGGGCGGCTCCACTTCTGGGCACCTCGCCTGGCACTGCCCGCTGCCCAACAGAGATCCATCACCATCACCAATGAGCAGAGCCCAGGAGAAGGTCAGGAGTCCAACCCGGAGAACCAGAACCACCGGGGACAGCAGGAGCAAGACCTCCCCCAGAATTCATCCTGA